Genomic DNA from Prunus persica cultivar Lovell chromosome G1, Prunus_persica_NCBIv2, whole genome shotgun sequence:
TGCAGATTTTGGGTCCAATTGTGCAAGGATCGTATGTCCAGATGCCATATTTTTTGACATGAAGGCCAACCATTCCAAGGATGACATTCTGAGGAAGTTGTTTCCTAAACCACCTGTACTACCAGCTTCCCAAGCTAGATCTGTTGAAGCAGGAGGCAATAATTCTGGCAGTCGTGTGCTTCATGCAACCAATTATGAGGGGAAGAGTTCTAAGATCCTGCCATCGAACTCTGGTGTGGTGGAACCATTACAGACTGATGCTGCATCTGATAAGCCGAGTGATGCTGGGGACGGGGCCAGTCACACTACAGTTGAGAAAGATTGCATAACCAATGGGTCAAATCCAAAGTCTCTGCACATTGATGCTGCTTCTGAGCCGGGCGATGCTGGGGACAGTCACACTAAAGATGAGGAAAGCTGCATAACCAAAGAGTCAAATCCAAAGTCTAAGCAAGCTGATGTTGCGGCTTCTGGATCCCAATCTGGCAGTAAGGAAACTGGAAACAAGGGGAAGAAAAAGGGCAAGAACAAGAAGCCCAAGAAGAAAGGAGGCAAAAAGTAACCATCACatgttaatatatattatatatatgctaTGTGAATCTTGTTATGTTGGAACTTGATGGttcttttgatatatatatatgtcagaCAATTATCTTTGATGTGTATTACTTTTTACATTTCATTACATGTTAGTGATTTGCAGGATGCATCGGCTTAGAGATAAGCTTGGTACAATTTAAGAAGCTGGATTATTAAAACGaaagattttgatttgaacaaCTTGTATAACTAGGACCTTTGTTTCTGAGAGAGAATTGAACGACATCTCTCAACTGTTATTTTCAACTTTCAACCTAGtctcaaaaatcaaaacaagaaaataacaaaaaagagtttgaCACAGGCAGAGAGAGCCTCAAAACTCAATTCTCATCGTTCCCAAATAGCTTGACTCGCGACAATGGCGTCCTCAAGTAGCCATCCACCTCGAACTTCTTCGGCGAAAGCTGGCGGTACTTCTCAAACTGCTCTCGCGCCTCTGCATTCCTGTCAAGCAAACTGTAAATCATGCCGCGGCAAAAGTAGGGCCTGAAGTCTTTGGGGTCCTCCTTTGCCAATTCGTTATAGCTATTCAAAGCGTCCTCCACATTCTTCTGAAGGAACTGAATTTGTGCCATTATCAATTTAACGTCGCGAGCCTCCTTTGCTTTGTTCTCCTCCTCCGCAATCTGCAAGGCGTCCTCCAATCGCTTCATCACCGCCTCGCCCTCGCCGCTGCGGTCCATCAGCAGGGCGTTCTCGAACAACGCCTCGAAGGACAAAGGATCCGCCGCGAGTATTTCCTCGAACACTTGGCGGGCGTTTTCGTTTTCGCCCATTTCGGAGAGCACCCTAGCCATCATGAACTTCCACTCGGTCGCCGAGGGCTGCGCCGAGGCCAAGCGCTGCAGGATCTTTAGCGCTTCACCGTCCTCGCCGTTTTCGAGCTTCTGCTGCAGAAGCGATTTCAAGGCTTCGATGGCTTCCGAATTGGAGCCTAGGAAGTCGGACAAGGGCGATGAGGATTGATTCTCGTCATCCGAGACCTGGGTTGGGGCTTGTTCGGTCAATGTAGGCTGAGGTTCGGCTCTGGCGAGCAAAGTTGAGGACTTGGTGAACATGGTGGCAGCGACGCCAATGAGAATTGCAGCTTTGGCATAATGTTTGAGATTTTGGAGAATCGGGTTTGAGTTGTGGCCGCCGTTGCTTGGGAGGAGGGTGTTGTGGTTGGTTGAGGAAGCTGTGATTTTGAGGGCAGGGGCATGGTGCGAATTGTGGGAATGTGGAGGGGCAAAACGGAGAAGAAAAGGTTGAGTTGGTTTAGAGGGAGTGAGTTTGAAATGAAAGAGAGACGAGGACGATGAGGAGGAGGCTAGAGTGGAGGAGGAGTTCATGGTTAAGCGGCCGACGAGTTCTTGAGAGTTTGGAGTTTATGGGAAGGTAGGTAGCTGGGGAGGAGTAGGAGAGTGacttttgagagagagagagagagattgagtttTACTCCGAGGGAACTCGAAGTAGAACCGTTGGTTTGGTTGTTGTTATGTTTGGACTTCAAACCGAATATGatttacattttattttattttattttagggttaatcgttttattagtctttgaattttgatctGATTTGCATTTTAGTacctcaatttttaaaatggttcccgtggtcctttaactttagtttcgtttgGGCAAATGATCttgccgtcaattttgttaattttttctgttaaatgcaggggcaaaatgatttttttatattaaattaaaaaattatatctttaaaataaaaataaaaaaaatcaaataaaaaaccaacaaaaataaaaataaaaataaaaatcaagttttgggGGAGTAGAAATCAGGAGAGGGGGGAGatagagtttaattttaattttttagtttttttaattttttattcatattttaatcaattttgatacaaaaatatcattttgcccCTGCACTTAatagaaaagttaacaaaattgacagcAGGATCATTTGTCcaaacgaaactaaagttaaaggaccacgagaaccattttggaaattaaagtactcaaatgcaaatcgggtcaAAATTCAGAGACTGAAAAAATGATTAACcttttatttgttataaaaaaaaagtttgaatatgatccattatcttatttttcttttaattttaatttttttaatatgaaaaagtgtgaatttatcatattataattatttaattaataattttaattttttatatttgcattaattaatagtattttttggtattttgaatgtttcacaattctctgct
This window encodes:
- the LOC18791631 gene encoding protein SLOW GREEN 1, chloroplastic, encoding MNSSSTLASSSSSSSLFHFKLTPSKPTQPFLLRFAPPHSHNSHHAPALKITASSTNHNTLLPSNGGHNSNPILQNLKHYAKAAILIGVAATMFTKSSTLLARAEPQPTLTEQAPTQVSDDENQSSSPLSDFLGSNSEAIEALKSLLQQKLENGEDGEALKILQRLASAQPSATEWKFMMARVLSEMGENENARQVFEEILAADPLSFEALFENALLMDRSGEGEAVMKRLEDALQIAEEENKAKEARDVKLIMAQIQFLQKNVEDALNSYNELAKEDPKDFRPYFCRGMIYSLLDRNAEAREQFEKYRQLSPKKFEVDGYLRTPLSRVKLFGNDEN